The genomic DNA TTTAAAGTGAAAGTAAAGCCTGCCATACAGTAATGCACTGGCGGGCATGAAACGGGTATCTTTCTAGATACAACCACACATCTGTAACGTTATCGAGGTTTGGAAAACTAACAAGCGAGCTATCTACAACCATGTGACGGATCAGCTGATAAAGATGCTCTCTTTCTCGAAGGAgctgttagctaacgttagtctaCGTGAGGCAAATGCTATGACATCCAAGATAGATTATGAGATGATTCTGCACGCATAGCAATACTTTTAGGCATAATATTCGCTACATACTTGAGTGTCCTCTTGCTAAAGCGCCACCGTTGTCTTTGTCGCTGCTTGGCTGAGCATCCTTGCCACGACCCATAGCGTGAAATCTGTTGTGTACCGTCGGTTGAGACTGCTAGTGCTTTGCGACATATCTCCTACGACGTGGCGTGGCCAAATCCCTGACGTCATGTTGATTGACGGGAAATTCTTCTGTGAGTTTCATGAATTTACTGCTaaacatgaataaatgaattaatgaaaaaaaatatatgattagTTACATTTATTGTTTCATCACTACAGTACAGACTATCTCTGCAGAAGACATGCATAGCCTTCTCTGGATATATTTGGACAAAAGTAGGCCACCTCAATAACCCAAGTTACagttagcctaggctactctatTGAAaagggtcatccctatgttccccgggtcctatctTCCCCGCTCGGTCAGGGTCCTATgatccccggtcccatacaaagcggggaacataggacccggggaacatacgCTCCCCTATGAAATGGTCCGAACTGAATTTTAGATTTGTTCATATCTGTTGCAGAATTGATCTATCTGCAAACCAAATGACAGAGCCTCTGACCTTTGTAAACTCTATATCACTTTCTCTGAAAGATGAGACattattttaccaaatgtatGTCAGGTGGCTTTGTTGCTGGTATTCATGACTATCAATTATGCCGTTTGCAAAAATGTTGAGctactttttttttatccccagTTGTATTACTGAGAAGCAGAGATTTGGTTCTGGACTAGTACTTATTGGAGATCCTTAGCAGATATTGCTTGTAACacaaaagtcttttttttttatcataaatgaaaatgtaacaaTTGGTCTAAGTtagaaaatgtttattttttatgtctTAAGATTGTTATTAGTGAGTGCACTTAAGGGCTGTTATCTTCAAGGAGAAGTTTGGACACAATGTCCTTTGTGAACTCGCACGCTGCAAGAGACGTGTCAGACACCACAGCGTCCACGTGCACAGGTCCTCCCTGGGATGTGACACCTGCGCGCACGTCGCTCTCAGACTGCGTCTGCCGGCTGAGGCTCCGTGTGGCACTTACATCGTTTAGATGGTCTAGCAGAGCCTGGATGACCTCACAGACGAGATGCTTCTCTCTGAACTGCTGGCCGTCCATCTCTTGCCTGTCAGAGGTCATGCTGCCCTCCCGGCTGTTGCGTCTCTGAATGGTCTGAAGGAGCCACTTGGTCACCTTGATCGAGTGGGGGTTGATCTCCGAGAGGGAGCTCCAGGAAAGGCTCTCTTGGGCTCCAGGGTGGGAGCTGGCGGCCATGGGAGACATGGACGGACTTCCCAGGCTGGTCATCTGCCTTCCCACGAAGAAGGACATCAGCTTCCTCTGCAGATACTTGTCCAGCTGCATCTTCTGGAGGATGGCGAAGATCACGCTGTTGGGCGGAGGAGACACCGCCTCTGCATCTTTGTGTTTGTCCTCGGGCGAGGAAGTAAGCCAGCTGCACGGACGCTCCTCTTCCAGGGCGAAGGTCACCTTCTCAAGGATCTCGTCCACCTGGTCAGAGGACAGCAGGATGCTCTTCTCCAGACTGACCACAAAACCAGACGAGGCATCGGAGCTGGTGCTCTCACAGTCATATGCTTCCTTGGTCACGTGGCTTTCTTCGCTCCCGCTGAATTCTGGGTGGTCACTCATCACATCATTGGCTTCAAGCTGCTGCTCAGAGTCCTTTCCGATGTTATCAGATGACTGTTCAACAAGGTGACGGTCAGAGCTGAAGTCAGTATCAGCAAAGGTGGTATCTATAGCGACAACAGCAGTGGCATCTGTGGTGACAGCAGTGGTGCTGGTTTCCATGGTGAAGCTAGCAGTGGCGTCCATGGTGACAGCAGTGTTGGTGATATCCGTGGAGACAAGAGTTGTGGTGGTATTCATGGTGACAACAGCCGTTTTATCCGTGGTAGCAATGGGATCAGCAATGGTGACAGCAGTGGTGGTATTGATGGTAACAGCAGTGGGATTATCTGTAGTTTCAGGAGAAACCATGCAACACCTCTCTGCATCAACTTTCATCGCTCTCTCATCCTCAGGCTTGGCCTCTTGGATTTTAACATCCGATTCAGCTTTGTCTTCCGCGCATTTAGTGATGCTTACAGTCGCCGTGCCGTTCACTTGGCCCCTCTGCTTAGAGAAGACATCCACTGAGTCTTTGATGATGTCCTTAATTAGATTCTCCACCTTTAGCAGAAGGCCAGCGGTGGGAGCGACCACTTTCTTCCTGAGACTGCGCCGGTCATCGTCCTGACCATCCTCTGGAGAGCTGGCTCTCCACAGCTCCACTCGGCTCGCACCCCTGCTGTTCGGCAGCATGTAGATGGGGTACGTGACATGGACCTCTGACATTGAGCACTGGGAACTGCTGGTGATGACGGGAGAGATTTTGGAGGTAGTGGAGGATGTGTTGTAGCAAGAGGAGAGATCCTTTGGGCTGTTGGCAGGCAGTACTCGCTCGTACTCAAAGGCAGTGATGGCTGGAATCAGGATGTTGTTGACCTCCTCCACTAAAGTGACCACCATGCCTCGAAGCACTATCTGCAATTCCTCAGATGTCACCTGGAGTAAGAAGAGTATCAGGTTTCTAGATTGTTCCAAACTGACTGTTTTTATTAGTTAAAAAATACACATGCCTTGGTGAGTTTAAAACCACAGTAAGTAAAGTGGTAAGCAGTAACAATACCATAATAATTATACAAATGTATTTGTTATAATGTACAAATAAGTGTCAAATAGTCTCACCATTCCTTTGAAATGATTCTCTAGTAATGTTTGCTGACTGAAGAAAGGGAGGGGGAAATCAGTTAGCGTTGATTGTGCTTTACAACAACCATAACCCAAATTCACATTCCATTAAGTTCAGTGTAGGCTGGATTCAAAATAAATCCTCCGTAAATGTGTGACTAACACTCACATATCAATCAGACATGAGGAGATTTGTTCAGCTGATGGCATCTTCCCACGTATGATTCCACCTGGTTTTAAAAGAAGCGTTCACCTTGCAGATATGCCTTACTCATCAAACCCACAACTGAGATATGCACAGTGAAATGCTTTGTTACAAAAAACAGTCTAGCTTTCTTACCAGTGTGTCTGAAATCCAGTGGCAAAATGTAATAGCctaaatcagtgtttcccaaactttttttctggggacccactttttaaaaatgacagaccatcgcgacccatttcacttcaaatCTACCCTgtaaccaccaatattgttttaggccacaggttctccaaCTTTTCTATGCCTTCCCCAACCATACATTGCTATAGCCTaggatctagatagatagatcctgctttgaacacggttgtgttgcattttgagcaccatcagcgtgaaaagttggaaatgactactgAAAAGATTGGGGAAATTCTCGCATGTTGCGCAGTCGTCATTAGTCAGCATAGTAAGCTGTTCctgtatttctaaaaaaaaaaaattgtaggctacgttgcgttgcagacaaatgggtccataacactgtggacgtcaattccgatgtaaacagcaaataactcaagtctttatcttgtattgtattatattatattatattgtatagtcATTATATCAGAACAAGAAACTTTTGCGCAATAGACGGAAGAATGTGCCTTTACTTTGGAGTTAGCGAGGTAGAAAACGAGAGGAAtagtgtttaaaatgtccatttaaattgtagcgaattttaaattgtgaattttAAATCAGAAATAAGAATGTGAGAAGGTTGCTAAAAGATTGCTATTGCTATTGAAGAAACTACATGCAAATTGAATGGCCTTATGTCCGGTCTATGGATGTCTGCTTTATTTGACAGCATGGTCACTAGATTTGTATTGGTAAAGTTGAGGAGCTGGTATCTGTTAATGTTCGTGCAAATAGGCGGATTCATGTTTGCAACTGCGAGGTAcatggcaggcgccccacagaacGGTTTCATTTTGAGAGGTAGATATCCATGCTCTGGCACCCCCTCTGCGATGCGTTCGTCCTCCAGTTTCATGTGCCAGTTTCATGAGcttttatgacaaaaccgtgactgtggtagttaacaaactacatcctaatagaaaactgttagctttcctggtatcaaatgacaaatggtatcagttaggcctataacacaacataaattgtgctggcgacccaaataaaatctcctgcgacccacctgtgggtcgcgacccagactttgggaaacactggcctaaatcattttttaataatatggTATAACTTGTTTCTGCTCATATtgtttttctaaataaatgaataacaaTATTCAACACCCACTCATGCTGATCTTACATGCAGAAGCTGGTCTAGGTGAAGTGGATGGCTGGATGACCAGTTTCTGGCATATTTCAGAGAGTTTCTGAAAGAGAAACAATATGTTATTTGCATTCATGCAAACACAGCATAAAAGATAAACACCAAAAGTAAACAAACAGATCTAAATAAACACAATCACCTTCTTTGCATCAGAAAACAGATGCTGCTTGACAAGAGAAATGTTTCTCTCAGGTGAGTTTTGTCGGCTGGAGCGAACTCTGTCTGCAAGCACGACAATCAAAACAATTAAAATCAAAATCGTTGGAGGGGGCCATGCTATGAATAAAGAAGGGGGGAAAGAGCAAAACATGCTGTTTACCATTTGGTGTTAAGGGAAAGATGAGGTCAAGATCTGCATGAGGGGGGGAATGCTGACATGGAGACTTCAGTGGAGATGCCGTTTTCCCTACACCGAGCTCTTCCCACTGTCACAAGGAAAATGGAATGTATGACAATGTTCTTCCGTGACACATGTTCTCAGGAACGGTGAAAGCTGCTGTGTTGCCTTATCTACCCGAATGACTGATTTAGATCATATAGAGATTTTAGATCAGGTATGACCGGTCTACCACCCACTGACTGTAAAAAGCATGGACAGCGATGGACCTAACCTGAGTGGACCTGACCTATTTTCCTTGTACTACACATGGTCTGACTGCAGCAGTCACCTCTGCCTGCAGTGTTGCCAATATGGCTGCATGACCTTCATAATTTCAGTGCATGATACTATGCTGGCCATGCATTTCACATTCATTGGTTGTATTCACAGTACAAAGTCCAAGAAGGTCCCAGAAGAAAGACTCTACACCTATGAGTCTAAACCGCTGTGGCAGTAAAGCCAACCTCACTAAAGGTTTCACTAAATTGAACACAGAATTATACTTTGGTTTGACAACTACaaggcatttaggctacatacTAAAATAATATTGTATAGATAAGATAATATTTTAGTCAAGAATTCACCCTTTCACACAGCTTAGTTGTAAGGTCTCCTCTGGGAGAAGGTACTTTGGAACAGGCAGGCAGGGATGAGGACACGTCCAGGGATTGGGAGGGTTCCCCCTGGCCTCCTATACGCTTTTCAGTCTTCTTAGGCGGTAAGTGTGGGTCTTCACTCGATAGACCTTCCTGAGAAACATTTTTGCTTTTGGATTTTACagtctttttcactttcttcaGTTTCCCCTGAATCCGCTCCTCCCTCTAATTAAGAAAACAAAATATCTGGATCATTTGTCATGTCTCATATGAGCATACTGCGAGAGAGGTGACTGATCTCCCCCAATGACACACCCAAGAATGATATGCATCCAAAAATATGTTCCATGTCATCTTCTCTTGCATTGTGAAAGAGGATCAAATGCTCTAATGCTCTCATTGTCATAGGTTTCCTGTAAACTGATTGGAAGGAACCTACCTTCTTTTCCTTGTTGATTTTGGAGTTGACCCAGCGACGTTCGAGTCTCATCTCCCTCTGTACCTCCCTAGTGACCTCCTCCCTCATCCGAATGCCTCTAACGCTCCACATCTTAACAGCAGACCAAGCAGGAAACAGACACGGTCATACTATGCTGGTTCTGATACACTACTAGTCTATCATTCTGCCTTCAGAGGTATAAATTCAAACCCTAATTACAAACAGaaatatacaaaaacaaaactctGTTACATTCACATTAAAGAGTGGACCAGTTTTTAAATTATCCAAGTTTAAggcccgtcccaatacctcccctacccctagatttttgccctaaccctcgttttttgcacgtgtagggctagggtgtcccattactttagggagcaaggggaagtgctattttccccttaaaatcaaccctcaaaatatagccaggacagatgcaggcttaaaacgaagtgggagatgaaattacccaggataccgCGGCGAGCTCAGCGAGCCGCCaaatttttcatatatttttgcaaataagcatattaaaatttcaaatatgttggaatatgttagtttgatgcacatctgatggactgttgagttttgaacactaatgttagaaaatatctcacgaagctatctgacgatgttcatgatatctgctgagtgctttgagagagtctgcccatcaaataacgttatataTCAATATTTAGGATCTGTGTTCTGGCGTTCACATGAACACGAATATCTTTGTTGATTAACCAGACGtagataaaccagcacagcccacacaacaatgaccgctggaacgggcatgttcctgaatgaaaatagtagcaggctaCTACCGTAGACACGCCGGGCGCCATGCGTGTGACGTGGGTGAGCACGTTCGCTCACGCTtaatttgcatatagtggtgtcccaattcatagggaaagatcttcaccCCCACTTCCCTTGTCGAGGGGGCTTTAATGTTAAGGGCAATCAAAACCTAGTGGAAGTcttaaggggggagaaatgggaccGGCCCTAAAACTGGCAAAGGCTCATATTGGAATCTTCACAGAATATAGGCAAAAATGCTAGAACCACCAAGTTTATATTTCATCGACACAACCAAAGCATGAGGCTGTGAATAGAAAAAGCATCTCTCACCAGTTCAGATCTGCCAGTGGAGCCCGGTGAGACCTCTATGGCACTGCACCTCTTAGCAATGGCAGGGAGATGCTGCAGTCTCAAGGCTGGCATGGACCTGTCGTGCATTTCATGAAACCTTATTATGTTCATGTTTATGGCTCTATGCTTTTTTACAAAGCGACTTGCAATGACACCAATAAAGCACAATTGAGTCCTTAAAaacttaagtataagtatatatactcttttgatcccgtgagggaaatttggtctctgcatttatcccaaaatgtgaattagtaaaacacactcagcacacagtgaacacacagtgaggtgaagcacacacaaatcccggtacagtgagctgcctgcacaacagcggcactcaggggagcagtgaggggtcaggtgccttgctcttcagccatgcctactggtcggggtttgaaccagcaaccctctggttacaagtccgaagtgctaaccagtaggccacggctgcccctaaactTAAAAGTACAGTAACTTGTAAAGCACACTGAATGACccttgtgtatgaaatgcgctatataaattaacttgacaataaacattac from Alosa alosa isolate M-15738 ecotype Scorff River chromosome 20, AALO_Geno_1.1, whole genome shotgun sequence includes the following:
- the LOC125284866 gene encoding uncharacterized protein LOC125284866 isoform X2, translating into MEEQKVLRYQGDTIHPLDVSGHRKIARAPGSLAVYHTTRLCKRLIQPKNEFDLSDPRGSLINSEYNSLHDPNLRGYLYRKDIHQRLIRGGFITKDDKVICSLRSLNRYREHVADVEKAWGCRFRAEQKEMVRTFLILQKQGRISSEVTVADVTDWIWRSMPALRLQHLPAIAKRCSAIEVSPGSTGRSELMWSVRGIRMREEVTREVQREMRLERRWVNSKINKEKKEGLSSEDPHLPPKKTEKRIGGQGEPSQSLDVSSSLPACSKVPSPRGDLTTKLCERWEELGVGKTASPLKSPCQHSPPHADLDLIFPLTPNDRVRSSRQNSPERNISLVKQHLFSDAKKKLSEICQKLVIQPSTSPRPASACGIIRGKMPSAEQISSCLIDIQQTLLENHFKGMVTSEELQIVLRGMVVTLVEEVNNILIPAITAFEYERVLPANSPKDLSSCYNTSSTTSKISPVITSSSQCSMSEVHVTYPIYMLPNSRGASRVELWRASSPEDGQDDDRRSLRKKVVAPTAGLLLKVENLIKDIIKDSVDVFSKQRGQVNGTATVSITKCAEDKAESDVKIQEAKPEDERAMKVDAERCCMVSPETTDNPTAVTINTTTAVTIADPIATTDKTAVVTMNTTTTLVSTDITNTAVTMDATASFTMETSTTAVTTDATAVVAIDTTFADTDFSSDRHLVEQSSDNIGKDSEQQLEANDVMSDHPEFSGSEESHVTKEAYDCESTSSDASSGFVVSLEKSILLSSDQVDEILEKVTFALEEERPCSWLTSSPEDKHKDAEAVSPPPNSVIFAILQKMQLDKYLQRKLMSFFVGRQMTSLGSPSMSPMAASSHPGAQESLSWSSLSEINPHSIKVTKWLLQTIQRRNSREGSMTSDRQEMDGQQFREKHLVCEVIQALLDHLNDVSATRSLSRQTQSESDVRAGVTSQGGPVHVDAVVSDTSLAACEFTKDIVSKLLLEDNSP
- the LOC125284866 gene encoding uncharacterized protein LOC125284866 isoform X1, which translates into the protein MEEQKVLRYQGDTIHPLDVSGHRKIARAPGSLAVYHTTRLCKRLIQPKNEFDLSDPRGSLINSEYNSLHDPNLRGYLYRKDIHQRLIRGGFITKDDKVICSLRSLNRYREHVADVEKAWGCRFRAEQKEMVRTFLILQKQGRISSEVTVADVTDWIWRSMPALRLQHLPAIAKRCSAIEVSPGSTGRSELMWSVRGIRMREEVTREVQREMRLERRWVNSKINKEKKREERIQGKLKKVKKTVKSKSKNVSQEGLSSEDPHLPPKKTEKRIGGQGEPSQSLDVSSSLPACSKVPSPRGDLTTKLCERWEELGVGKTASPLKSPCQHSPPHADLDLIFPLTPNDRVRSSRQNSPERNISLVKQHLFSDAKKKLSEICQKLVIQPSTSPRPASACGIIRGKMPSAEQISSCLIDIQQTLLENHFKGMVTSEELQIVLRGMVVTLVEEVNNILIPAITAFEYERVLPANSPKDLSSCYNTSSTTSKISPVITSSSQCSMSEVHVTYPIYMLPNSRGASRVELWRASSPEDGQDDDRRSLRKKVVAPTAGLLLKVENLIKDIIKDSVDVFSKQRGQVNGTATVSITKCAEDKAESDVKIQEAKPEDERAMKVDAERCCMVSPETTDNPTAVTINTTTAVTIADPIATTDKTAVVTMNTTTTLVSTDITNTAVTMDATASFTMETSTTAVTTDATAVVAIDTTFADTDFSSDRHLVEQSSDNIGKDSEQQLEANDVMSDHPEFSGSEESHVTKEAYDCESTSSDASSGFVVSLEKSILLSSDQVDEILEKVTFALEEERPCSWLTSSPEDKHKDAEAVSPPPNSVIFAILQKMQLDKYLQRKLMSFFVGRQMTSLGSPSMSPMAASSHPGAQESLSWSSLSEINPHSIKVTKWLLQTIQRRNSREGSMTSDRQEMDGQQFREKHLVCEVIQALLDHLNDVSATRSLSRQTQSESDVRAGVTSQGGPVHVDAVVSDTSLAACEFTKDIVSKLLLEDNSP